One window of the Strix uralensis isolate ZFMK-TIS-50842 chromosome 3, bStrUra1, whole genome shotgun sequence genome contains the following:
- the ORC3 gene encoding origin recognition complex subunit 3 isoform X1: MSTCSVSKGCFVFKPTPKKRRVSQKTVTDFKERNNDSEDAELRFITCQSLWHQIKSETKQIQEDLNKQLFDNLVSFLRRSHSEFQEKTTEWTCRMKSKEIPTAALVLGVNVTDHDLTFRSLSEVLQNNITPYIAFLEAKDCPGVKKLMQKLMGQLMNCYVDVDSSEDEDYVQVSHNRIRCSMTSLISWYESVTKKTDSETPSKKRTSSSRHWQSPPVVVVFKDMESFSTKVLQDFIVISSQHIHELPLVLIFGIATSPMIIHSLLPHSISSLLCIELFQSLSCKDHLSTIIDKLLLRASFPFKLGEKVLQVLINIFLYHDFSVQNFVKGFQLCIVEHFCSQPVSVLCCQLVDAKKRADSLSHDQCENIRKLPSFRRYVESQVSEKQIALLTEDTYLKETTQELLEDLHVYHENYLSVLRCLHIFTSFLPKYPLGKQIRELHCACLENQVWETEEYESSLQLARMLNKSDLVTMLQQCVEIFVSSSGKEFDNTVEKLKEFLTQFQKLEVAEAFQEQDVSVSSQKELQKKTDLYHLQKTLLELKESRRSKKLTKFEMLRFEVVDYIDSLVRNYLVPANHKTLHEIAYFNTASVLREHLNAAPRIALHTALNNPYRYLKNQELKSDEGSISNKAPDICIAYKLHLECGRLINLVDWLEAFSTVVMAAEGLNADAASSDQVDDIIHARFIRAVSELELLGFIKPSKQKTDHVARLTWGGC; the protein is encoded by the exons GGCTGCTTTGTATTTAAACCAACTCCCAAGAAGAGAAGGGTGTCTCAGAAAACAG TTActgatttcaaagaaagaaataatgattCAGAGGATGCCGAGTTGCGGTTTATTACCTGTCAGTCTTTATGGCATCAGATCAAATCAGAAACAAAG CAAATACAGGAAGACTTGAATAAGCAGTTATTTGATAATCTAGTCAGTTTTTTGAGGCGATCTCATTCTGAGTTCCAAGAGAAGACAACAGAATGGACTTGTCGGATGAAGTCCAAAGAAATCCCTACTGCAGCTCTTGtcttag GTGTAAATGTTACAGATCATGACTTGACTTTTAGAAGTCTCTCAGAAGTCCTTCAGAATAACATTACTCCCTATATAGCCTTTCTGGAAGCCAAAGATTGCCCAG GCGTAAAAAAGCTGATGCAGAAGCTGATGGGCCAGCTGATGAACTGCTATGTAGATGTGGACTCTTCTGAAGACGAGGACTATGTGCAGGTTTCCCATAACAGAATACGTTGTTCAATGACTTCTCTTATCAGCTGGTATGAGAGTGTAAcaaag aaaacagattctGAAACTCCAAGCAAAAAAAGAACTTCCTCTTCCAGACACTGGCAATCTCCTCCAGTTGTAGTTGTATTCAAAGACATGGAAAGTTTCTCCACAAAAGTACTTCAAGACTTCATAGTCATCAGCAG TCAGCATATCCATGAATTACCTCTAGTACTGATTTTTGGAATCGCTACATCTCCAATGATTATCCACAGCCTGCTTCCTCACTCtatttcctctctgctgtgcatAGAGCTTTTCCAGTCCCTTTCCTGTAAGGACCACCTGTCTACTATAATTGACAAG CTGCTTCTGAGAGCCTCGTTTCCCTTTAAACTGGGTGAAAAAGTTCTGCAGGTTCTCATCAACATATTCTTGTACCATGATTTTTCTGTCCAGAATTTTGTCAAAGGATTTCAG ctctgtaTTGTGGAGCACTTCTGTTCCCAGCCTGTTAGTGTATTGTGTTGCCAACTGGTAGATGCTAAGAAGAGAGCAGATTCTTTATCACATGATCAGTGTGAAAACATTCGAAAACTGCCCTCTTTTAGAAG GTATGTGGAAAGTCAAGTATCAGAGAAACAGATTGCACTGCTGACAGAAGACACCTACTTAAAG GAAACAACACAGGAGTTGCTGGAGGACTTGCATGTTTACCATGAAAATTACCTTTCGGTTCTGAGATGTCTTCACATTTTCACATCTTTTCTTCCAAAGTATCCTTTGGGCAAGCAG ATCAGGGAGTTGCACTGTGCATGTTTGGAAAACCAAGTGTGGGAGACAGAGGAGTATGAGTCATCTCTTCAGCTAGCaag GATGTTGAATAAGTCTGATTTGGTAACCATGCTTCAACAATGTGTGGAAATTTTTGTGTCATCTTCTGGAAAGGAGTTTGATAACACAGTAGAGAAGTTGAAGGAGTTCTTGACCCAGTTTCAGAAACTAGAAG TAGCAGAAGCTTTCCAAGAACAAGATGTGTCCGTATCGTCACAAAAGGAGCTCCAGAAGAAGACAGACCTTTATCATCTTCAGAAG actttgttGGAGTTGAAGGAATCAAGGCGGTCTAAGAAACTGACAAAGTTTGAAATGCTTCGTTTTGAAGTTGTTGACTATATAGACAGTCTTGTAAG aaattacCTTGTTCCTGCAAACCACAAGACTCTGCATGAGATTGCGTATTTCAACACAGCCAGTGTTCTCCGTGAGCACTTGAATGCTGCCCCAAGGATTGCACTTCATACAGCTTTAAATAACCCATACCGCTACCTGAAG aatCAAGAATTGAAAAGTGATGAAGGAAGCATTTCTAATAAAGCCCCTGACATATGCATAGCGTATAAGCTTCATTTGGAGTGTGGCAGATTAATCAATCTTGTTGATTGGTTAGAG GCTTTCTCAACTGTGGTGATGGCAGCTGAGGGACTAAATGCAGATGCAGCTTCCTCAGACCAGGTGGATGATATTATCCA TGCTCGTTTTATTCGAGCTGTTTCTGAACTGGAACTCTTAGGCTTCATAAAGCCTAGCAAGCAGAAAACCGACCACGTGGCAAGGTTGACATGGGGAGGCTGTTAA
- the ORC3 gene encoding origin recognition complex subunit 3 isoform X5 has protein sequence MQKLMGQLMNCYVDVDSSEDEDYVQVSHNRIRCSMTSLISWYESVTKKTDSETPSKKRTSSSRHWQSPPVVVVFKDMESFSTKVLQDFIVISSQHIHELPLVLIFGIATSPMIIHSLLPHSISSLLCIELFQSLSCKDHLSTIIDKLLLRASFPFKLGEKVLQVLINIFLYHDFSVQNFVKGFQLCIVEHFCSQPVSVLCCQLVDAKKRADSLSHDQCENIRKLPSFRRYVESQVSEKQIALLTEDTYLKETTQELLEDLHVYHENYLSVLRCLHIFTSFLPKYPLGKQIRELHCACLENQVWETEEYESSLQLARMLNKSDLVTMLQQCVEIFVSSSGKEFDNTVEKLKEFLTQFQKLEVAEAFQEQDVSVSSQKELQKKTDLYHLQKTLLELKESRRSKKLTKFEMLRFEVVDYIDSLVRNYLVPANHKTLHEIAYFNTASVLREHLNAAPRIALHTALNNPYRYLKNQELKSDEGSISNKAPDICIAYKLHLECGRLINLVDWLEAFSTVVMAAEGLNADAASSDQVDDIIHARFIRAVSELELLGFIKPSKQKTDHVARLTWGGC, from the exons ATGCAGAAGCTGATGGGCCAGCTGATGAACTGCTATGTAGATGTGGACTCTTCTGAAGACGAGGACTATGTGCAGGTTTCCCATAACAGAATACGTTGTTCAATGACTTCTCTTATCAGCTGGTATGAGAGTGTAAcaaag aaaacagattctGAAACTCCAAGCAAAAAAAGAACTTCCTCTTCCAGACACTGGCAATCTCCTCCAGTTGTAGTTGTATTCAAAGACATGGAAAGTTTCTCCACAAAAGTACTTCAAGACTTCATAGTCATCAGCAG TCAGCATATCCATGAATTACCTCTAGTACTGATTTTTGGAATCGCTACATCTCCAATGATTATCCACAGCCTGCTTCCTCACTCtatttcctctctgctgtgcatAGAGCTTTTCCAGTCCCTTTCCTGTAAGGACCACCTGTCTACTATAATTGACAAG CTGCTTCTGAGAGCCTCGTTTCCCTTTAAACTGGGTGAAAAAGTTCTGCAGGTTCTCATCAACATATTCTTGTACCATGATTTTTCTGTCCAGAATTTTGTCAAAGGATTTCAG ctctgtaTTGTGGAGCACTTCTGTTCCCAGCCTGTTAGTGTATTGTGTTGCCAACTGGTAGATGCTAAGAAGAGAGCAGATTCTTTATCACATGATCAGTGTGAAAACATTCGAAAACTGCCCTCTTTTAGAAG GTATGTGGAAAGTCAAGTATCAGAGAAACAGATTGCACTGCTGACAGAAGACACCTACTTAAAG GAAACAACACAGGAGTTGCTGGAGGACTTGCATGTTTACCATGAAAATTACCTTTCGGTTCTGAGATGTCTTCACATTTTCACATCTTTTCTTCCAAAGTATCCTTTGGGCAAGCAG ATCAGGGAGTTGCACTGTGCATGTTTGGAAAACCAAGTGTGGGAGACAGAGGAGTATGAGTCATCTCTTCAGCTAGCaag GATGTTGAATAAGTCTGATTTGGTAACCATGCTTCAACAATGTGTGGAAATTTTTGTGTCATCTTCTGGAAAGGAGTTTGATAACACAGTAGAGAAGTTGAAGGAGTTCTTGACCCAGTTTCAGAAACTAGAAG TAGCAGAAGCTTTCCAAGAACAAGATGTGTCCGTATCGTCACAAAAGGAGCTCCAGAAGAAGACAGACCTTTATCATCTTCAGAAG actttgttGGAGTTGAAGGAATCAAGGCGGTCTAAGAAACTGACAAAGTTTGAAATGCTTCGTTTTGAAGTTGTTGACTATATAGACAGTCTTGTAAG aaattacCTTGTTCCTGCAAACCACAAGACTCTGCATGAGATTGCGTATTTCAACACAGCCAGTGTTCTCCGTGAGCACTTGAATGCTGCCCCAAGGATTGCACTTCATACAGCTTTAAATAACCCATACCGCTACCTGAAG aatCAAGAATTGAAAAGTGATGAAGGAAGCATTTCTAATAAAGCCCCTGACATATGCATAGCGTATAAGCTTCATTTGGAGTGTGGCAGATTAATCAATCTTGTTGATTGGTTAGAG GCTTTCTCAACTGTGGTGATGGCAGCTGAGGGACTAAATGCAGATGCAGCTTCCTCAGACCAGGTGGATGATATTATCCA TGCTCGTTTTATTCGAGCTGTTTCTGAACTGGAACTCTTAGGCTTCATAAAGCCTAGCAAGCAGAAAACCGACCACGTGGCAAGGTTGACATGGGGAGGCTGTTAA
- the ORC3 gene encoding origin recognition complex subunit 3 isoform X3: protein MKSKEIPTAALVLGVNVTDHDLTFRSLSEVLQNNITPYIAFLEAKDCPGVKKLMQKLMGQLMNCYVDVDSSEDEDYVQVSHNRIRCSMTSLISWYESVTKKTDSETPSKKRTSSSRHWQSPPVVVVFKDMESFSTKVLQDFIVISSQHIHELPLVLIFGIATSPMIIHSLLPHSISSLLCIELFQSLSCKDHLSTIIDKLLLRASFPFKLGEKVLQVLINIFLYHDFSVQNFVKGFQLCIVEHFCSQPVSVLCCQLVDAKKRADSLSHDQCENIRKLPSFRRYVESQVSEKQIALLTEDTYLKETTQELLEDLHVYHENYLSVLRCLHIFTSFLPKYPLGKQIRELHCACLENQVWETEEYESSLQLARMLNKSDLVTMLQQCVEIFVSSSGKEFDNTVEKLKEFLTQFQKLEVAEAFQEQDVSVSSQKELQKKTDLYHLQKTLLELKESRRSKKLTKFEMLRFEVVDYIDSLVRNYLVPANHKTLHEIAYFNTASVLREHLNAAPRIALHTALNNPYRYLKNQELKSDEGSISNKAPDICIAYKLHLECGRLINLVDWLEAFSTVVMAAEGLNADAASSDQVDDIIHARFIRAVSELELLGFIKPSKQKTDHVARLTWGGC, encoded by the exons ATGAAGTCCAAAGAAATCCCTACTGCAGCTCTTGtcttag GTGTAAATGTTACAGATCATGACTTGACTTTTAGAAGTCTCTCAGAAGTCCTTCAGAATAACATTACTCCCTATATAGCCTTTCTGGAAGCCAAAGATTGCCCAG GCGTAAAAAAGCTGATGCAGAAGCTGATGGGCCAGCTGATGAACTGCTATGTAGATGTGGACTCTTCTGAAGACGAGGACTATGTGCAGGTTTCCCATAACAGAATACGTTGTTCAATGACTTCTCTTATCAGCTGGTATGAGAGTGTAAcaaag aaaacagattctGAAACTCCAAGCAAAAAAAGAACTTCCTCTTCCAGACACTGGCAATCTCCTCCAGTTGTAGTTGTATTCAAAGACATGGAAAGTTTCTCCACAAAAGTACTTCAAGACTTCATAGTCATCAGCAG TCAGCATATCCATGAATTACCTCTAGTACTGATTTTTGGAATCGCTACATCTCCAATGATTATCCACAGCCTGCTTCCTCACTCtatttcctctctgctgtgcatAGAGCTTTTCCAGTCCCTTTCCTGTAAGGACCACCTGTCTACTATAATTGACAAG CTGCTTCTGAGAGCCTCGTTTCCCTTTAAACTGGGTGAAAAAGTTCTGCAGGTTCTCATCAACATATTCTTGTACCATGATTTTTCTGTCCAGAATTTTGTCAAAGGATTTCAG ctctgtaTTGTGGAGCACTTCTGTTCCCAGCCTGTTAGTGTATTGTGTTGCCAACTGGTAGATGCTAAGAAGAGAGCAGATTCTTTATCACATGATCAGTGTGAAAACATTCGAAAACTGCCCTCTTTTAGAAG GTATGTGGAAAGTCAAGTATCAGAGAAACAGATTGCACTGCTGACAGAAGACACCTACTTAAAG GAAACAACACAGGAGTTGCTGGAGGACTTGCATGTTTACCATGAAAATTACCTTTCGGTTCTGAGATGTCTTCACATTTTCACATCTTTTCTTCCAAAGTATCCTTTGGGCAAGCAG ATCAGGGAGTTGCACTGTGCATGTTTGGAAAACCAAGTGTGGGAGACAGAGGAGTATGAGTCATCTCTTCAGCTAGCaag GATGTTGAATAAGTCTGATTTGGTAACCATGCTTCAACAATGTGTGGAAATTTTTGTGTCATCTTCTGGAAAGGAGTTTGATAACACAGTAGAGAAGTTGAAGGAGTTCTTGACCCAGTTTCAGAAACTAGAAG TAGCAGAAGCTTTCCAAGAACAAGATGTGTCCGTATCGTCACAAAAGGAGCTCCAGAAGAAGACAGACCTTTATCATCTTCAGAAG actttgttGGAGTTGAAGGAATCAAGGCGGTCTAAGAAACTGACAAAGTTTGAAATGCTTCGTTTTGAAGTTGTTGACTATATAGACAGTCTTGTAAG aaattacCTTGTTCCTGCAAACCACAAGACTCTGCATGAGATTGCGTATTTCAACACAGCCAGTGTTCTCCGTGAGCACTTGAATGCTGCCCCAAGGATTGCACTTCATACAGCTTTAAATAACCCATACCGCTACCTGAAG aatCAAGAATTGAAAAGTGATGAAGGAAGCATTTCTAATAAAGCCCCTGACATATGCATAGCGTATAAGCTTCATTTGGAGTGTGGCAGATTAATCAATCTTGTTGATTGGTTAGAG GCTTTCTCAACTGTGGTGATGGCAGCTGAGGGACTAAATGCAGATGCAGCTTCCTCAGACCAGGTGGATGATATTATCCA TGCTCGTTTTATTCGAGCTGTTTCTGAACTGGAACTCTTAGGCTTCATAAAGCCTAGCAAGCAGAAAACCGACCACGTGGCAAGGTTGACATGGGGAGGCTGTTAA
- the ORC3 gene encoding origin recognition complex subunit 3 isoform X2: MSTCSVSKGCFVFKPTPKKRRVSQKTVTDFKERNNDSEDAELRFITCQSLWHQIKSETKQIQEDLNKQLFDNLVSFLRRSHSEFQEKTTEWTCRMKSKEIPTAALVLGVNVTDHDLTFRSLSEVLQNNITPYIAFLEAKDCPGVKKLMQKLMGQLMNCYVDVDSSEDEDYVQVSHNRIRCSMTSLISWYESVTKKTDSETPSKKRTSSSRHWQSPPVVVVFKDMESFSTKVLQDFIVISSQHIHELPLVLIFGIATSPMIIHSLLPHSISSLLCIELFQSLSCKDHLSTIIDKLLLRASFPFKLGEKVLQVLINIFLYHDFSVQNFVKGFQLCIVEHFCSQPVSVLCCQLVDAKKRADSLSHDQCENIRKLPSFRRYVESQVSEKQIALLTEDTYLKETTQELLEDLHVYHENYLSVLRCLHIFTSFLPKYPLGKQIRELHCACLENQVWETEEYESSLQLARMLNKSDLVTMLQQCVEIFVSSSGKEFDNTVEKLKEFLTQFQKLEAEAFQEQDVSVSSQKELQKKTDLYHLQKTLLELKESRRSKKLTKFEMLRFEVVDYIDSLVRNYLVPANHKTLHEIAYFNTASVLREHLNAAPRIALHTALNNPYRYLKNQELKSDEGSISNKAPDICIAYKLHLECGRLINLVDWLEAFSTVVMAAEGLNADAASSDQVDDIIHARFIRAVSELELLGFIKPSKQKTDHVARLTWGGC, from the exons GGCTGCTTTGTATTTAAACCAACTCCCAAGAAGAGAAGGGTGTCTCAGAAAACAG TTActgatttcaaagaaagaaataatgattCAGAGGATGCCGAGTTGCGGTTTATTACCTGTCAGTCTTTATGGCATCAGATCAAATCAGAAACAAAG CAAATACAGGAAGACTTGAATAAGCAGTTATTTGATAATCTAGTCAGTTTTTTGAGGCGATCTCATTCTGAGTTCCAAGAGAAGACAACAGAATGGACTTGTCGGATGAAGTCCAAAGAAATCCCTACTGCAGCTCTTGtcttag GTGTAAATGTTACAGATCATGACTTGACTTTTAGAAGTCTCTCAGAAGTCCTTCAGAATAACATTACTCCCTATATAGCCTTTCTGGAAGCCAAAGATTGCCCAG GCGTAAAAAAGCTGATGCAGAAGCTGATGGGCCAGCTGATGAACTGCTATGTAGATGTGGACTCTTCTGAAGACGAGGACTATGTGCAGGTTTCCCATAACAGAATACGTTGTTCAATGACTTCTCTTATCAGCTGGTATGAGAGTGTAAcaaag aaaacagattctGAAACTCCAAGCAAAAAAAGAACTTCCTCTTCCAGACACTGGCAATCTCCTCCAGTTGTAGTTGTATTCAAAGACATGGAAAGTTTCTCCACAAAAGTACTTCAAGACTTCATAGTCATCAGCAG TCAGCATATCCATGAATTACCTCTAGTACTGATTTTTGGAATCGCTACATCTCCAATGATTATCCACAGCCTGCTTCCTCACTCtatttcctctctgctgtgcatAGAGCTTTTCCAGTCCCTTTCCTGTAAGGACCACCTGTCTACTATAATTGACAAG CTGCTTCTGAGAGCCTCGTTTCCCTTTAAACTGGGTGAAAAAGTTCTGCAGGTTCTCATCAACATATTCTTGTACCATGATTTTTCTGTCCAGAATTTTGTCAAAGGATTTCAG ctctgtaTTGTGGAGCACTTCTGTTCCCAGCCTGTTAGTGTATTGTGTTGCCAACTGGTAGATGCTAAGAAGAGAGCAGATTCTTTATCACATGATCAGTGTGAAAACATTCGAAAACTGCCCTCTTTTAGAAG GTATGTGGAAAGTCAAGTATCAGAGAAACAGATTGCACTGCTGACAGAAGACACCTACTTAAAG GAAACAACACAGGAGTTGCTGGAGGACTTGCATGTTTACCATGAAAATTACCTTTCGGTTCTGAGATGTCTTCACATTTTCACATCTTTTCTTCCAAAGTATCCTTTGGGCAAGCAG ATCAGGGAGTTGCACTGTGCATGTTTGGAAAACCAAGTGTGGGAGACAGAGGAGTATGAGTCATCTCTTCAGCTAGCaag GATGTTGAATAAGTCTGATTTGGTAACCATGCTTCAACAATGTGTGGAAATTTTTGTGTCATCTTCTGGAAAGGAGTTTGATAACACAGTAGAGAAGTTGAAGGAGTTCTTGACCCAGTTTCAGAAACTAGAAG CAGAAGCTTTCCAAGAACAAGATGTGTCCGTATCGTCACAAAAGGAGCTCCAGAAGAAGACAGACCTTTATCATCTTCAGAAG actttgttGGAGTTGAAGGAATCAAGGCGGTCTAAGAAACTGACAAAGTTTGAAATGCTTCGTTTTGAAGTTGTTGACTATATAGACAGTCTTGTAAG aaattacCTTGTTCCTGCAAACCACAAGACTCTGCATGAGATTGCGTATTTCAACACAGCCAGTGTTCTCCGTGAGCACTTGAATGCTGCCCCAAGGATTGCACTTCATACAGCTTTAAATAACCCATACCGCTACCTGAAG aatCAAGAATTGAAAAGTGATGAAGGAAGCATTTCTAATAAAGCCCCTGACATATGCATAGCGTATAAGCTTCATTTGGAGTGTGGCAGATTAATCAATCTTGTTGATTGGTTAGAG GCTTTCTCAACTGTGGTGATGGCAGCTGAGGGACTAAATGCAGATGCAGCTTCCTCAGACCAGGTGGATGATATTATCCA TGCTCGTTTTATTCGAGCTGTTTCTGAACTGGAACTCTTAGGCTTCATAAAGCCTAGCAAGCAGAAAACCGACCACGTGGCAAGGTTGACATGGGGAGGCTGTTAA
- the ORC3 gene encoding origin recognition complex subunit 3 isoform X4 has protein sequence MASDQIRNKGVNVTDHDLTFRSLSEVLQNNITPYIAFLEAKDCPGVKKLMQKLMGQLMNCYVDVDSSEDEDYVQVSHNRIRCSMTSLISWYESVTKKTDSETPSKKRTSSSRHWQSPPVVVVFKDMESFSTKVLQDFIVISSQHIHELPLVLIFGIATSPMIIHSLLPHSISSLLCIELFQSLSCKDHLSTIIDKLLLRASFPFKLGEKVLQVLINIFLYHDFSVQNFVKGFQLCIVEHFCSQPVSVLCCQLVDAKKRADSLSHDQCENIRKLPSFRRYVESQVSEKQIALLTEDTYLKETTQELLEDLHVYHENYLSVLRCLHIFTSFLPKYPLGKQIRELHCACLENQVWETEEYESSLQLARMLNKSDLVTMLQQCVEIFVSSSGKEFDNTVEKLKEFLTQFQKLEVAEAFQEQDVSVSSQKELQKKTDLYHLQKTLLELKESRRSKKLTKFEMLRFEVVDYIDSLVRNYLVPANHKTLHEIAYFNTASVLREHLNAAPRIALHTALNNPYRYLKNQELKSDEGSISNKAPDICIAYKLHLECGRLINLVDWLEAFSTVVMAAEGLNADAASSDQVDDIIHARFIRAVSELELLGFIKPSKQKTDHVARLTWGGC, from the exons ATGGCATCAGATCAAATCAGAAACAAAG GTGTAAATGTTACAGATCATGACTTGACTTTTAGAAGTCTCTCAGAAGTCCTTCAGAATAACATTACTCCCTATATAGCCTTTCTGGAAGCCAAAGATTGCCCAG GCGTAAAAAAGCTGATGCAGAAGCTGATGGGCCAGCTGATGAACTGCTATGTAGATGTGGACTCTTCTGAAGACGAGGACTATGTGCAGGTTTCCCATAACAGAATACGTTGTTCAATGACTTCTCTTATCAGCTGGTATGAGAGTGTAAcaaag aaaacagattctGAAACTCCAAGCAAAAAAAGAACTTCCTCTTCCAGACACTGGCAATCTCCTCCAGTTGTAGTTGTATTCAAAGACATGGAAAGTTTCTCCACAAAAGTACTTCAAGACTTCATAGTCATCAGCAG TCAGCATATCCATGAATTACCTCTAGTACTGATTTTTGGAATCGCTACATCTCCAATGATTATCCACAGCCTGCTTCCTCACTCtatttcctctctgctgtgcatAGAGCTTTTCCAGTCCCTTTCCTGTAAGGACCACCTGTCTACTATAATTGACAAG CTGCTTCTGAGAGCCTCGTTTCCCTTTAAACTGGGTGAAAAAGTTCTGCAGGTTCTCATCAACATATTCTTGTACCATGATTTTTCTGTCCAGAATTTTGTCAAAGGATTTCAG ctctgtaTTGTGGAGCACTTCTGTTCCCAGCCTGTTAGTGTATTGTGTTGCCAACTGGTAGATGCTAAGAAGAGAGCAGATTCTTTATCACATGATCAGTGTGAAAACATTCGAAAACTGCCCTCTTTTAGAAG GTATGTGGAAAGTCAAGTATCAGAGAAACAGATTGCACTGCTGACAGAAGACACCTACTTAAAG GAAACAACACAGGAGTTGCTGGAGGACTTGCATGTTTACCATGAAAATTACCTTTCGGTTCTGAGATGTCTTCACATTTTCACATCTTTTCTTCCAAAGTATCCTTTGGGCAAGCAG ATCAGGGAGTTGCACTGTGCATGTTTGGAAAACCAAGTGTGGGAGACAGAGGAGTATGAGTCATCTCTTCAGCTAGCaag GATGTTGAATAAGTCTGATTTGGTAACCATGCTTCAACAATGTGTGGAAATTTTTGTGTCATCTTCTGGAAAGGAGTTTGATAACACAGTAGAGAAGTTGAAGGAGTTCTTGACCCAGTTTCAGAAACTAGAAG TAGCAGAAGCTTTCCAAGAACAAGATGTGTCCGTATCGTCACAAAAGGAGCTCCAGAAGAAGACAGACCTTTATCATCTTCAGAAG actttgttGGAGTTGAAGGAATCAAGGCGGTCTAAGAAACTGACAAAGTTTGAAATGCTTCGTTTTGAAGTTGTTGACTATATAGACAGTCTTGTAAG aaattacCTTGTTCCTGCAAACCACAAGACTCTGCATGAGATTGCGTATTTCAACACAGCCAGTGTTCTCCGTGAGCACTTGAATGCTGCCCCAAGGATTGCACTTCATACAGCTTTAAATAACCCATACCGCTACCTGAAG aatCAAGAATTGAAAAGTGATGAAGGAAGCATTTCTAATAAAGCCCCTGACATATGCATAGCGTATAAGCTTCATTTGGAGTGTGGCAGATTAATCAATCTTGTTGATTGGTTAGAG GCTTTCTCAACTGTGGTGATGGCAGCTGAGGGACTAAATGCAGATGCAGCTTCCTCAGACCAGGTGGATGATATTATCCA TGCTCGTTTTATTCGAGCTGTTTCTGAACTGGAACTCTTAGGCTTCATAAAGCCTAGCAAGCAGAAAACCGACCACGTGGCAAGGTTGACATGGGGAGGCTGTTAA